Genomic segment of Callithrix jacchus isolate 240 chromosome 9, calJac240_pri, whole genome shotgun sequence:
TCACCAAGGCGGTCACTCTATGAATGTGGTTCTGCTTGGGTATTTCCTTTGGGAACTCCTCTCTCTCCTgtgctccttcctcctcttctgctgcagcatcttcctcctcctcctcctcctcttcctcttctgaatCCACCAAAACCATGACATCATCCATGTTTTGGCCCCTAATTACCAAATGGGGAAGAATAAGATTTCCTATTTTTCCCAACTTCAGGCCTCACTGAATAGGAAACACTAGATTCTTTGCAACCCCATTAGCAATATGGAAACTTCCTCATGCACTCAGCTGGGTGAAGTCATGAGACGATGGTGTGGTTGTAACCGCAGAGAGAGATGCTGCCACAAATTGCTTCAGATGATCTTATCTCATGCTGGGTTTGTTTTATTACTCCTTCCCTGCTCCTCAGGCAGGTGACCATGTCTCAGGCATCTACCAGTTTCATGTCCCCTTACAGCAGGTGGACAAAtggttttccttttctgaaatgcCCTCATTCTGCTCTATTTACCGAaatctctcctcctcctcattatGGAAGACCCAGGTAaactcctctccctccccctaaAGGCCGGAATTAATGATTGCATTTGGAGTTCATGCCCAGCGCTGTAGCAATTGCTCTGTAGTTTATCTACCACCAGCTCACTAACTCTGACTACCCAGCCAGACtatgcattctttttcttttctttttttttttttttttaaatgaaaccttgctctgttgcccaggctggagtgcagtggcacgatcacagctcaccgcaacctccatctcccgtttaagtgattctcctgcctcagcctcccgaatagctgggattacaggtgccaccatgcccggctaactttttgtgtttttaatagaaatggggtttcaccatgttggccaggctggtctcaaatacctgacctcaagtgatctgcccacctcaacttcccaaagtgctagaattataagcatgagccacagcacccagcctggacTGTGCATTTCTTAAGGAAGAAAGAATGCATGCCACAGGTCAGTCGCCTGCCCGAGGAgctgttttacattttcatttaatcttcacaaaccCTCTCAGTGAAACAGATCAGGACACTCGGGCTCAGAGAGGGTCAGGGATTTTCCATGGGTACAGGCCTTGGGAATGGCACAGCTACCATCTGGAGTCAGGTCCACTCATCCCAATGCCTTTTCCCACTATACCACACTGACATCTCCTGTGAGAAATAAGCCCAGGGAATGACAGGCTTATTGAGAGAATGGCCCTCCAATACAGGCGAGTAAAGGTAATGTTTTGCTACAAAAGATGGTCCCAGAACAATAATATCCTGTCATTATGAATAGGTAAAGAACTGTTTTTCCATAGGATCACAGAAAAGAGTACTTTGCTCCCACCTAGAATCTCCTTAGGAAATGAAATACACAAGTTCCATTTGATTCCTTTGCCCCTACTGGGGTTTCCCTTTGGGAGGGGCTTCTGGGTATGCTCAGAGTAGTCTTCCAAAACACCgtaaaactggccaggcatggtggctcatgcctgtaatcccagcactttaggaggccaaggaaggtggatcacttgaggccaggagttcgagactagcctggccaacatggtaaaaccccgtctctactaaaaatacaaaaattagccatgtgtggtgacgcgcacctgtaatcccagctattcaggaggctgagggaggagaatggcctcaacctgggaggtgggggttgtagtgagccaaggttgtgccactacactccagcctgggcaacagagtgagactctgtctcaaaaattacaaaaagccaaaacaaaactaTAAGACCATGACTGAAGATTCTTCCTTTTAGCtcttttcagaaaattaaataaaacaaacgcATGAATGACTGGCTCAAAATATACACATTgtctttctgtctcaatgataGACCTGCAATGTATCCAGCCCTGAGGTTTGGTATTGTAAAAGAACACTGACTTTGGAATCGATTAGACCTGGACCTGAAGGAAGGCACTGCTGCTTCCTTCCAGAATGAGCTTACAGAAATTACTTCACTGAGCCTCCATCCCCTTATCCGGAAAATGGAGATGTCACCACCACCCCGAGGAGGTGATGAAACCCCTAGACCCGTGTGCAGCACTTCGTAGGTCCTCAATGGTAGTGGCTATTATTGTTCTTATGAAGAAAAGGGAGCAAAACAGGAGTGAAGACAGATCCAAAAATGGGTTTTTGATTTAAGTGTAAGGAGCACTCACCTGAAAGTGTTTCCtactgaagaaagaaaggaaaaaccattaaTATCCAGTAACATCCACTTCGACCTCACAGGTTCTTAAGCAGGCTAACATTTACTAGAGgagcaaataagaaaactgactCAATATGACAGGCGACAGGTGTCCTGGGATGGTACTAGGTGACATTACTGTACATCTTGACCCAACGAAGGAGCCCAGAATATGGAACTTCAGGTGGAAGCATGACAGGGGCCACCCTTCTCCAACCCCACACCTTTTCCACAAGCCTGGAAGGGAAGCTAAAGGACCCAAGAAGCCCTTACCTTTCCAGCAGAGCACAGGGCTGTAATACAACATAAGCCCTGAGATAGTGGCCAGTCCCAGTAGCAGGAGgctcacaatggttcccacaatgCCCCCGATGTTTAAAGGTTCTGCAAAGACAAATCACACCATTGATTCTTCCACCAGATATGTGGACAATTAGAACAACACTGCCCTTTCTCTGCATGGAGTCAGTTCTTGTCTTGATTCCTGACCTTGGGTAAGGCTTATGACTTGTCTGTAATGccagataaatattttatcaccCAACCTCAGACAGAGTTTGTGGGGATCAGATGGAGCAGGGAATGTGAAAAAAACAATGGAAAGTTAAAATCTCTGTGTCTACCAAACCCTGAGACTATTTATAAGGCCATGGTAAGTAAGAGTGTAAGAGTTATCAATGCCGTGATAAACAGAGTGatcaacggaacagaacagagactgcAGAACAGGTGCACATGCAAACATACTTTATGTATGACAGGGTAGTGAGCAAAGGAAGCACGTTTAAGAAATGGTACTAGAACAAATGGTGATTCACATTGgggaacaaaaaggaaagaaacggctggggtttgggaccctctcgctggacgagattcccgggctcgcgttcagttcacaacagctgggcacggtggttcatgcctgtaatcccagcactttgggaggccgaggcaggcagatcacctgaggtcaggagttcaagatcagccgggccaacatggtgacatcccatttctactaaaaatacaaacattagctggctgtggtggcgcacacctgtaatcccagccactcaggaagctgacacaTGAGAacagcttgaatctgggaggtggaggttgcagtgagccaatatcgtgccactgcactccagcctgagtaagagtgaaactctgcaaaagagagaaaagagaaaaagagagagagagagaaacttgaGACTACATATGTATGGTAAcaattttgtgtgtttgtgttttgttttttagtttttgctttttggttgtttttgttttgttttgagatggagtttcactgttgttgcccaggctgaagtgcaatagggtgatctcgcctcaccacaacctctgcctcccaggttcaagcgattctcctgcctcagcctcttgcgtagctgagattacaggcacacgtcatcacacccggctaatttttgtatttttagtagacatggggtgttaccatgttggccaggctaatcttgaactcctgaccatcttggtcaggctggtcttgaactcctgactttatgatctgtccggctcagccttccaaagtgctaggattacaggcgtgagccactgcaaccagccttgtctttttttaaaagagcagttttgttttgttttgttttgttttgtttggtgggggcggttttcttttgagacagggtcttattctgtctcccaggctaatgcaatggcacaatctcagctcactgcagcctttacttccaggtctcaagtggtccttccacctcagccttcccagtagctgggactacacatgcgtGCCACcggacctggctaatttttgtattttttgcagagacaggatttccccataTTGCCCAGGCAAGCCACaggcaaggctgatcttgaactcctgaactctgcctgcctctgcctcccaaagtgctaggactacagaaaCGAACCTCTGTACCTGGCCAAGAAcagttttaagttcacagcaaaattgagcagaaagtacagagagttcccagtgtactccctgctcccacacacGCACAGCCTCCCCCATCATCCACATCCCCACCAGAGTGGTGCAGTTGTTACAATAGACAAACCTGCACTGACATCATTATCACTCAAAATCTAGTTTGCACTAGGGTTCATTCCTGATGTTCAACACTCCACAGGTTTAGACAAATGTATGACATGTATACACCACTATGATATCATACAGCATATTTTCACCGACCTACAAATccactgtgctctgcctattccaACCCCTGCCCCCTCACCAACCCCTGGGAGCCACTGATCTTTTAttatctccatagttttgccttttccagaatgtcatataattggaatcgTGCTGTTATTtatccacaaaaaaatttttaaaattcaaaactaaCAACATATTATTAAGAAATATGAACACAcggccaggcacgttggctcatgttcataaaaaattacacacaaaataagaagaaaagaaaacgaaagagagaaagaagatggaaggaaggaatgggggaggaagggaaataaaagagaaaaggaaaggaaagaaaaaagaggaaggcaggaaaggaaaaagggagaagagaagaggaaagggaaaagggaagggaagaaggaaggagaccaGGTGTGGTCGCTCATGGCTgcaatcgcaacactttgggaggttgagatgggaggatcacttgacgccaggagtttaagaccaacctggtcaacatagaaagaccccatctctataaaaaataaaacaaaaagagaaaagtatggACATATatgataaaaagtatttttaaaataaaacaaaaaattcaggaTCATGGTTACCTTTCAAGAGAGGCCCAGGATGAGACTAGCCCTACAGGGAGGGTGGCCAAGTTAAAATTCAGTATGCCCAGTGAAATTCGGATTTCAGATAAATGATGAATAGTTTTTTAGTGTGAGTATGTCCCATGAagtatttgggacatacttatactaaaaaaaaaaaaaaaagtattttttatttttctaaattcaaatttaagtggGCATCctgtttttaaagttcttttgttattttcttttttttcaagatggagacttgctctgttgcacaggctggagtaaaatggcgtgatcatggctcactgcaaccttcgcctcctaggttcaagtgattctcctgcctcagcctcctaagtagctgggattacaggcacctgccaccatgcccaggtaatggtctcgaactcccaacttcaggtgatctgctcatctcagcctcccaggtaattctgtatttttagtagagatggggttttatcatgttggccaggctggtcttgaactcttggcctcaagtgatccagctgcctcggattcccaaagtgctgggattacaggcctgagcaagCACCCAGCCCTACTGTTGTTTTCTAAACCTGGTCCTGTGACAAACAAGTAACCTAATGCATGTTCATACTGTTCTGTATCCTAAATGGGATGAGTTTCTTAGGTGTTCATTTTGCTCTTATGCTTCACAACTGACATATACTAGATATTAATCCTTTGGTGTGTACAGGTAGTGTGTAATTATTGTTCCCTGTGCAAATGTTAGTCAGTAGGTTTGGATAGTAATTTCTTCCAGATACCTCGTCAAGCCATAAGCAAGCAGATATGCCTTCTCCCAGTTGGCAGTGACCCACTTGTAGGGAGGCACCAGGCTGTCCCCAGGCTGGTGCTGGGTGCTCTGAAGCTCTGAACCCTCCTCCTTCAGGCCCAGTTTCATCACTCACCTTTTACACTCAACCAGATGTCCACCTCCCTCACCCCAACGGGGTTGTCAGCCCGGCAGACATAGTAGCCCTCATCCAGGTCCTGGGAGCAGTTATGGATGGTGAGGGTGGAGTTCTGGCCATCCTGGGTAATGAGATGGTGGCTGCTGGGCTGGGTGATCACCTCGGGCTGGGTTAGGTTCCTCAGCCACAGGATCTTGGCAGGGGGGTAGGCCCCAGACACCTGGCAGGTGAGCGTCACATTGCCCCCCACGAAGCAAGTCTTCATGGGCTCAGAGAGAACGGAGGGACTCCCTGGTGATAAGAaggtaaagaaagacaaatgcttAAAGAGATCCAAATCATGGCCTGAGATCTTCAAGAAAATTACAGTAGTCCTTTTCTGAAATgtagtttttgctctgttgcccaggctggagtgcagtggcgcaatctgagctcattgcaacctctgcctccctcccgggttccagcaattctcctgcctcagcttcctgagtagctgggaatacaggcatgtgccaccacatctggctaatttttctatttttagtagagatagggcttcaccatgttgcccaggctggtctcaaactcccaacctccggtgatctgcccatctcagactcccaaagtgctgggattacagacctgagccaccgcgATCGGCCCCAGTCCACTTTATCCATGATTTCACTTTCTGAGGTTTCAGTTACCACCGTCAACTatagtccaaaaatattaaatggaaaattccacaaacaaacaatttttttttttttgagatagagtctcactctatcacccaggccggagggcagtgtcacaatcttggctcactgcaacctctgcctcccgggttcaggcgattctcctgcctcagccttctgagtagctgggattacaggcgcctgccaccctgcccggctaatttttgtatttttattagagacagggtttcaccatattggccaggctagtctcgaacttctgacctcaggtgatccacttgcctcggcctcccaaagtgctgggattacactgcactgattcataaatttttattttttcttttcttgcagtactttttagtatattcagttTCCTAAGTTTCAGTTGCACACTCTTCTGGGTGTGTGATGAAATCTCATACCATCCCGCATGAGCCTTTATTTATCACAAGAAGGCTGAGTCGACACTTTGAGAGAGGGCCCACATTCACATAACTCTTATGACAGTATATTGTTATACTTGCCTATTTTTTTATTAGTTactattgttaatctcttattgtGCCTAATGTATAAATTAACCTTATAAGTATTTATGTATAGGGGAAAGCATGGTATATATAGGGTTCAGTGCTACCGATGGTTTCAGGCACCCGCTGGGGATCCTGGAGCATATCCCTTGTGGATAAGGGAGGAACACGGTATTTCCTTCCTAATGAAGCAACtccagaaatttctttttttttttttttttaattgaaagccgagatcacgccattgcactccagcctgggtaacaagagtgaaactccatctcaaaaaaaaagaaaaaaaaaaaaaaagagtgcagtgccacaatcttggctcactgcaacctccacctcccaggttcaagcaattctcgtgcctcagcctccctagtagctgggattacaggcgcccaccaccatacccagctaatttttgtatttttagcagaaacagcgattcaccatgttggtcgggctggtctcaaactcctgacctcaaatgatccgtcCAACTTggccttcgaaagtgctgggattacaggcatgagccactgtgcctggccaactccaGAAATTTCTCTACTATACTTGGTCTTACCTAATAATAAATCTAACATTACTAAGCAGTTACTGTGGGCACAGCACTGTTAACGCATATTAACCCAATCCATTCTCACAATAACCCTGTTATTATAcccattttccagataaggaaactgaggcacagggaaagttaagtaacttgctcaatgCTGCACAACTAAATAGGCAATGCAGCTAGGATTCAGAGTGACCAACTGTCCCCATCTGCCCAGGACCTGGAGTTTTCCCAGGATGTGGGGTTTTCAGTCCTAAAACCAGGGAAGTTCTGGGCAAACCAGGATAAACTGGTTACTGTATGTAAGACTGAAATCCAAGCAATGAGGCTTTTTGTAGTCCACAAGCTTTCCTTCTATGCTACACTTCTATCTGTAAAAACTGTACTGATCctataaaaatagacaaacatcTGACAAGGATTTCAAGGGGACAAGAGGGCAGCTGTATTCGTTTCCAAGATGAtgacaaactcagtggcttaaagcaaacacatttattctcttacagttctggatgcCAGGAGTCTGAAATGATCTTACAAGGCTAatatcaaggtgttggcagagctggttccttctggaggctctagaacAAGCTTGTCCCACCCGCAGCCTGCAGGCCAAATtcggcccaggatggctttgaatgtgagGACGTTTTTGCTCATCTGTGGTGGTGGATATCTCGAAAATTATGCACGGACCCTTTTATTTTCGCTCATCAGCTACTATTAGTGTTAGCGTTTATGCGAAATCTACTCCCATGATGAAATCACctaccaccaggtccctcccacaacactgagagttacaattcaacatgagatttgggtggggacacagagccaaaccagatCACAGAATTTCGCTgctttgcctaggctggtctcaaacacctgggcccaagcaatctgcctgtcctcagcctcctaaaatgctgggatacaggcatgaggtaccatGCCTGATGATCCTGGCACTTCTGatctcctttcccttttttttcccttttcgagacaaggttttgctctgtcacacaggcctggagcgcagtggcacaatatcggctcactgcagcctcatcctccaaGGCGCAAGCGATACTCTCTTTGCacactaccaagcccagctaccttatttattttttattttttgtacaaacaaggtctgtgtttcccaggctggtctcgaattcctagcctcaagctatcctcctgcctcagactcccaaagtgccaccatgccctgccttctCTCTTCTTACAAAGAAAGACACCAGTCAATGGATTACAGCCCACTTTAATCCAGTATGACCTTATCTTATCTTGATTCCATCTGCAAAGACTGTTTCTGAATGAGGTCATATCCACAGATATCAGGGTTTGGACTTGAACATATCTGTTGGGGAGACACAACTGAACCTCAGCCTCCATCTAGCTTCATTGGTATTTTACACATGACAccctggccacactggtcttctCTTGGGTCCTCAAATGCCAAGTTTGTTTCCATCTTAGGACCTTGGTGTTTGCTGCTGCCTCTGCCAGGAACACTCAGCCCACAGATCTTCACCTAGCCAGTTCCTTCCCATTCTTAGATTATTACCACCTCAAGGAGACCTCcctgttgagaaacattaagtttaccctgcTCCCATGGAGGATACCTTTTAGTTTATAATTAGTGATAAGCACataacagctgcctacttggtaatTCTTGAGTTATGTGTAAATATAGAACACCTGTGTATTAATAAAAATCACCTGTGTAAGAGCAACTAAATACACGGATGAGAGCCTGCTCAGGGCCTTCAGTCCTGGAGAGCTGTCAGCCCcacaggctctcaggctgttggtccccaggatagatccactctgttgtgctatctgggtgtctgcctctcagaTACCTTCAGCaccgcctgggtgggggtctcccgACTGAGCTGGTTCTCGGTACCTCCCTGCCACCCGAGGAAAAGTGGCCCTCTTCTTAAAAAGGTCTCTCTTTTATACATACCATTTTATTATTCTCATATTATTATCATATCTGGACCTATCTTACttgtttttgtactttgtttttttttgagatggagtcttgctctgttgcccaggctggagtgtcatggtgtgatcttggctcactgcaacctccacctcctgggttcaagtgattctcctgcctcagcctgctgagtagctgggattacaggcatgcaccacctggcctcgctaatttttgtatttttagtagagacggggtttcactatgatggtcaggctgatctcaaactcctgaccttgtgtcacctgcctcagcctcccaaagggctgggattacaggtgtgagccaccacatccagctgtttttgtcctttctgtcttccttctacCCCCATGCCACCCAGGATATAAGCTCTGTGAAAGAGGAAtaattgtggttttaaaaatatgtacattctCTGACACACCTCCCTTCAAAAAGTGGTGCCTAATTCTCCCCACTCCTCTCAAATGTGGGCTGGACTCATTTCTAATACATAGAATGTGGCAGAAGGGATGCCACATAACTCCTGAGGCTATGTCATAGAAAGGATAGCGTCAGTTTGACTCACTCCGGCTTGGATCATTTgctctgggggaagccagctgccatgttggaaggacactcaagcagcctTATGGAGACTCCTGCATGGAGAAGAAATAATTGCCAGGCCTGGGAGTGAGCACTTCAAAAGTAGATCTTTCAGACTATTTCAGCTCCCCTCCCCCCTGCCCCACCAACCTTCAGGTCTTCTGGCTGACACCCCAGACATCATAGAGCCAAGACAAACCATCCCCAATGCCCACTGTGTCTTGTCTGAATTCCTGATCCACAGAAATCATAAGATAATAAATGGTTAttcttgttttaagccattatgtttgagggtaatttgttacataacTAgatgctatagtttgaatgtttgtcccctccaaatctcatgttcaaatttgatcctcaatgttggaggtaaggcctaatgggaggtgtttgggtaaGTGAATTTTCATTCTGTTAGCTTGGTCCAAAAGTAATTAGgatttttgtcattacttttgcACGAACCTAATGTCAGcactggttgtttttttgtttgttttgttttggagatggcatttcactctatcacccaggctggattgcagtggcacaatcttggctcactgcaacctctgcttcccagtttcaagtggttctcccacctcagccactggagtagctgggactacaggcatgtgccaccatgcccaactaatttttatttttagtagagatgaggtttcatcatgttggccaggctggtcttgactcctgacctcaggtgatccacctgccttggcctcccaaagtgctgggattacaggtgtgagctactgcacccagccagtgctcgttgttaaaaagagcctggcaccttccttctctctcttgcttcgtCTCTTACTATGAATCTCTGCATAAATTGGCTCCACTTCATCTTCCATCATGTGCAGAAGCAACCTGACactctcaccagaagccaagcgtATGCTGGTGCCATGTTGCTTGCACAGCTTATGGAACTATGAGCAAATAAAGTAATTTTCAGCcaaacacggtggctcacacttgtaatcccagctctttgggaggctgagacaggtggatcacttgaggttcaggaattcaagaccagcctggccaatatggtgagaccctgtctctgctaaaaatacaaaaattagctgggcatggtggtgcacgcctgtagtccgagctactcaggaggccaaggcaggagaatcacttgaaccggggaggtggaggttgcagtgagccaagatcatgctcctgcactccagcctgggcaacagaatgagactctgtctcaaaacaacaactataacaacaaattttctttataaacttccCAGCCTCAGTAAATGGACAGACACAAAACATGATGAACCTCATCTGTCTTCTTCACTGTTCCATCCTCGGCACCTAGAAACTGCACCtgacacatagcaggtgctcaattaGTATTTGTCAAGTGGAAAATAGCTTGGACTAGAACCAAGAAGCTTGAGCTAAGCATCTTTAAAGTCTGAGAGGAATGaaacataaagagaaagaaaggaagaaggggaaggaatTCAGTCCACTCTGACATCCTGGGATTTCTTACTCAGAAGAACTCTGAAATGCCTCTCCCAGGAGAAAGGAAGGCAGCTGAACTCCAACCCCAAGACAAAGCAAAACAGACTCACTGATCTGCACCACGCAGCTGGCACCCGCCTCTGGCCCAACTACATGACTCGCAGCACACTTGAACTTCTTGCCATCTGACAGCTGGGACTTGTTCAGCATTTCCACCCCCAGCTTTGACTTCCCCACGATTACACCTCCCGGCTCTTCTATCCACAGGAAGTTAGGGTCAGGGTATCCCCCATCCCAGCGACAGGTGAGCTGCAGCATGAAGAATCCTGATGCCATCTGTGCCCGGCACTGGGGAGCTGATGGAGGGGGATCTGCAAAACACCAGAGGAAAGCATGGGCTCACTCACATGCTCTAGGATCAGCCACTGGCTGGCTCCACGACTGCAGAACCAGGGTCTCAGAGAGACATCAACCCCAGTTAGTGTAGCATCCAGTAGCTCCTAGCACAAATTCCTACCTGACAAAAGTCAGGTTTCCTCTGTTAGGTGTTAAATTTCTAGGGACCTGGGTCTCATTtgcctttgcatttcttttgtttatttatttattttttgagatggagtctcactctgtcacccaggctggagtggcacaatggctcactgcaacctctgcctcccaggttcaaatgattctcctccctcagcctcccaagtagctgggattacaggcatgtgccaccacacccagctaatttttgtatttttagtaaagacagggtttcgtcatgttggtcaggctgctctcaaatgcctgactttaggtgatccacccacctc
This window contains:
- the VSIG10 gene encoding V-set and immunoglobulin domain-containing protein 10 isoform X5; this encodes MAALAPALRPGTGTGIPRDAQLGLSGVSCVLQLGNHLLRVRKPGAAAGRCVLRQLQGPVPPAVPATPAAVPDGVDSGRAQPPRSAPGPAGPGSARPPQKALLPGQGLEAVVIGEVHENVTLHCGNISGPRGLVTWYRNDSEPVFLLSSNSSLLPAEPRFSLVNVSSLHIEALSLQDEGNYTCREILNVTQWFQVWLQVANPPPSAPQCRAQMASGFFMLQLTCRWDGGYPDPNFLWIEEPGGVIVGKSKLGVEMLNKSQLSDGKKFKCAASHVVGPEAGASCVVQIRSPSVLSEPMKTCFVGGNVTLTCQVSGAYPPAKILWLRNLTQPEVITQPSSHHLITQDGQNSTLTIHNCSQDLDEGYYVCRADNPVGVREVDIWLSVKEPLNIGGIVGTIVSLLLLGLATISGLMLYYSPVLCWKVGNTFRGQNMDDVMVLVDSEEEEEEEEEEDAAAEEEEGAQEREEFPKEIPKQNHIHRVTALVNGNIEQMGNGFQDLQDDGSEEQSDVQEEDRPV
- the VSIG10 gene encoding V-set and immunoglobulin domain-containing protein 10 isoform X3, whose translation is MAAGGRAPEPRVLVCLGALLAGWVAVGLEAVVIGEVHENVTLHCGNISGPRGLVTWYRNDSEPVFLLSSNSSLLPAEPRFSLVNVSSLHIEALSLQDEGNYTCREILNVTQWFQVWLQVASGPYQIEVHISATSTLPNGTLYAAKGSQVEFSCNSSSWPPPMVEWWFQALNSSSEFFGHNLTVNSFSLLLMSPNLQGNYTCLALNLLSRRHRKVTTELLVYYPPPSAPQCRAQMASGFFMLQLTCRWDGGYPDPNFLWIEEPGGVIVGKSKLGVEMLNKSQLSDGKKFKCAASHVVGPEAGASCVVQIRSPSVLSEPMKTCFVGGNVTLTCQVSGAYPPAKILWLRNLTQPEVITQPSSHHLITQDGQNSTLTIHNCSQDLDEGYYVCRADNPVGVREVDIWLSVKEPLNIGGIVGTIVSLLLLGLATISGLMLYYSPVLCWKVGNTFRGQNMDDVMVLVDSEEEEEEEEEEDAAAEEEEGAQEREEFPKEIPKQNHIHRVTALVNGNIEQMGNGFQDLQDDGSEEQSDVQEEDRPV
- the VSIG10 gene encoding V-set and immunoglobulin domain-containing protein 10 isoform X6; protein product: MAAGGRAPEPRVLVCLGALLAGWVAVGLEAVVIGEVHENVTLHCGNISGPRGLVTWYRNDSEPVFLLSSNSSLLPAEPRFSLVNVSSLHIEALSLQDEGNYTCREILNVTQWFQVWLQVANPPPSAPQCRAQMASGFFMLQLTCRWDGGYPDPNFLWIEEPGGVIVGKSKLGVEMLNKSQLSDGKKFKCAASHVVGPEAGASCVVQIRSPSVLSEPMKTCFVGGNVTLTCQVSGAYPPAKILWLRNLTQPEVITQPSSHHLITQDGQNSTLTIHNCSQDLDEGYYVCRADNPVGVREVDIWLSVKEPLNIGGIVGTIVSLLLLGLATISGLMLYYSPVLCWKVGNTFRGQNMDDVMVLVDSEEEEEEEEEEDAAAEEEEGAQEREEFPKEIPKQNHIHRVTALVNGNIEQMGNGFQDLQDDGSEEQSDVQEEDRPV